The Streptomyces sp. NBC_00162 genome window below encodes:
- a CDS encoding nuclear transport factor 2 family protein: MTNHAPLPVFERLGLPDTGLARDTYAFAAGATPAFVFFHSVRSYVFARAHARHQGLRAGTDYDDELLFISCVLHDIGLSEEGNGDQRFEVDGADTAAVFLRERGVEERRIAIVWDAIALHTSDGIAGRKGTEVALAQAGIGTDILGVRRESLPAGLADEVHALLPRMDLGYALSDAIVAQARSKPQKASPLTFPGTLLRHHLPYGAHPDWYDLIAAAGWGDKPVGAVARRRAETPEQVGAMFMEYLEAGDIEGLVSLYEPHAHFVPTPGTHLVGTEAIRNALQQLIGNGARLKLELREIRQVDDVALVSNTATLTGVGPEPVISTTTEILRRQPDGAWVHVVDDPFFS, from the coding sequence GTGACCAACCACGCACCCCTGCCCGTCTTCGAGCGGCTCGGCCTCCCGGACACGGGCCTTGCCCGGGACACCTACGCCTTTGCGGCGGGGGCCACGCCCGCCTTCGTCTTCTTTCACAGCGTCCGCAGCTACGTCTTCGCCCGCGCCCACGCCCGGCACCAGGGGCTGCGCGCAGGTACCGACTACGATGACGAACTGCTGTTCATCAGCTGCGTCCTGCACGACATCGGGCTGAGCGAGGAGGGCAACGGCGATCAGCGTTTCGAGGTCGACGGTGCCGATACCGCAGCGGTGTTCCTCCGCGAACGCGGTGTCGAGGAACGGCGTATCGCCATCGTCTGGGACGCCATCGCGCTGCACACCTCGGACGGCATCGCCGGGCGGAAGGGCACCGAGGTGGCGCTGGCGCAGGCGGGCATTGGCACCGACATCCTCGGAGTCCGGCGCGAGAGCCTTCCGGCCGGCCTCGCCGACGAGGTGCACGCCCTGCTCCCCCGCATGGACCTGGGCTACGCGCTGAGCGACGCGATCGTCGCCCAGGCCAGGTCCAAGCCGCAGAAGGCGTCTCCGCTGACCTTCCCGGGAACGCTGCTGCGCCACCATCTGCCCTACGGCGCCCACCCTGACTGGTACGACCTGATTGCCGCGGCAGGCTGGGGCGACAAGCCCGTCGGCGCCGTCGCCCGGCGCCGTGCGGAGACGCCCGAGCAGGTCGGGGCCATGTTCATGGAGTACCTGGAAGCGGGCGACATCGAGGGTCTGGTGTCGCTGTACGAGCCGCACGCGCACTTCGTCCCCACCCCCGGAACCCACCTGGTGGGCACCGAGGCCATCCGGAACGCCCTGCAACAGCTGATCGGCAACGGCGCCCGCCTCAAGCTCGAGCTGCGCGAAATCCGGCAGGTGGACGACGTCGCCCTGGTGTCGAACACCGCCACCCTGACGGGCGTCGGCCCCGAGCCGGTGATCTCCACGACCACGGAGATCCTCCGACGCCAGCCGGACGGCGCCTGGGTCCACGTCGTGGACGACCCGTTCTTCAGCTGA
- a CDS encoding GlxA family transcriptional regulator: MGVHTSGGSHHVVVVALENVLALDIGIPLQVFGSWPDGPYSMTVCTERPGLVSVHGGPALSVADGLDALGTADTVMVPGYLEPDPPSAAVTAALAEAAARGSRMVSICLGAFALAAAGLLDGRRATTHWRYAAALARQYPQVTVQPQELYIDEGQMLTSGGVAAGLDLSLHLIRRDHGARLANQQARLLVTAPHRTGGQAQFADLPVAADASGGTAPVYEWALRHLHQPVTVDQLARQAGTSRRTLIRRFHSDTGRPPMSWLLDARLGLARELLESSDLTVEAVARRCGLGTPANFRTLFKARVGVPPRTYRETFNSASTDEIQVLADQP, encoded by the coding sequence ATGGGAGTTCACACCTCCGGCGGCAGCCACCACGTGGTCGTGGTGGCGCTCGAGAACGTCCTCGCACTCGACATCGGGATTCCGTTGCAGGTCTTCGGAAGCTGGCCGGACGGGCCGTACTCGATGACGGTGTGCACGGAACGGCCTGGGCTGGTCTCGGTGCACGGAGGCCCGGCACTGTCCGTCGCCGATGGGTTGGACGCCCTGGGGACCGCGGACACCGTGATGGTCCCGGGGTACTTGGAGCCCGACCCACCCTCCGCCGCGGTCACCGCCGCGCTCGCGGAGGCGGCGGCCCGCGGCAGCCGAATGGTGTCCATCTGCTTGGGGGCGTTCGCCCTCGCCGCCGCCGGCCTGCTCGACGGCCGCCGGGCCACCACGCACTGGCGGTACGCCGCGGCGCTGGCCCGGCAGTACCCGCAGGTGACGGTTCAGCCGCAGGAGCTGTACATCGATGAAGGCCAGATGCTGACCTCAGGCGGCGTCGCCGCAGGGCTCGACCTGTCCCTGCATCTCATCCGCCGCGATCACGGCGCCCGCCTGGCGAACCAGCAGGCCCGCCTGCTGGTCACCGCCCCACACCGCACCGGCGGTCAGGCCCAGTTCGCCGACCTGCCGGTGGCCGCGGACGCCTCCGGCGGAACGGCGCCCGTGTACGAGTGGGCCCTGCGCCACCTGCACCAGCCAGTCACCGTCGACCAGTTGGCGCGCCAGGCCGGCACGTCCCGCCGCACCCTCATCCGTCGCTTCCACTCCGACACCGGTCGGCCGCCCATGAGTTGGCTGCTCGACGCAAGGCTCGGCCTCGCACGGGAACTCCTGGAATCGAGTGACCTGACGGTCGAGGCTGTCGCACGGCGCTGCGGCCTGGGCACGCCGGCCAACTTCCGGACCCTGTTCAAGGCACGCGTCGGGGTACCGCCGCGCACTTACCGCGAGACATTCAACTCCGCCAGCACCGACGAGATTCAGGTACTGGCCGACCAGCCTTAA
- a CDS encoding dihydrofolate reductase family protein, whose protein sequence is MGLIHIELFATLDLVGQAPGGPDEDPVGFPFGGWQAPLLDEVAGAQVGAAYEGTDALLLGRRTYDIFAAYWPHQEGGEDNEIATLFNSVPKYVASRGRPDLSWAGSTQLGPDLADAVREIRDRHEHVKVVGSLNLVQTLLREKLFDRLDLWLHPIVLGVGKKVFDDGAVPTNVRLLAPPVASPKGTVYLRYGLADGTPATGDMSAPDRGVGSED, encoded by the coding sequence ATGGGCCTCATCCACATCGAGCTGTTCGCGACCCTCGACCTCGTCGGGCAGGCGCCCGGCGGCCCCGACGAGGACCCGGTGGGGTTCCCGTTCGGCGGCTGGCAGGCGCCCCTGCTGGACGAGGTCGCCGGGGCGCAGGTCGGTGCCGCGTACGAGGGCACGGACGCCCTTCTGCTCGGCCGGCGGACGTACGACATCTTCGCCGCCTACTGGCCGCATCAGGAGGGCGGCGAGGACAACGAGATCGCCACGCTCTTCAACAGCGTCCCGAAGTACGTGGCCTCCCGCGGCAGGCCCGACCTCTCGTGGGCCGGGTCCACGCAGCTGGGCCCGGACCTCGCCGACGCGGTGCGTGAGATCCGTGACCGGCACGAGCACGTGAAGGTCGTCGGGAGCCTGAACCTCGTTCAGACCCTCCTGCGCGAAAAGCTCTTCGACCGTCTCGACCTCTGGCTGCACCCGATCGTGCTCGGCGTCGGGAAGAAGGTGTTCGACGACGGCGCGGTGCCCACCAACGTCAGGCTCCTCGCACCCCCGGTAGCCAGCCCGAAGGGCACCGTGTACCTGCGCTACGGGCTCGCCGACGGCACTCCCGCGACGGGGGACATGAGCGCACCCGATCGCGGTGTCGGAAGCGAAGACTGA
- a CDS encoding ectoine synthase → MGPCRCGTGTGIPAAPAAHPAPGRRDPQGGPGWFGRPARRPSVVRGPPGTRPAGTETSIWYANHIEAVVCLEGEAELTDEESGEQYWIRPGTMHPRQPARVTPVLPRCQSRGACRPV, encoded by the coding sequence GTGGGTCCGTGCCGCTGTGGAACGGGCACCGGGATACCGGCCGCCCCAGCTGCCCACCCTGCCCCGGGCCGGAGAGACCCGCAGGGCGGGCCAGGGTGGTTCGGGAGGCCGGCCCGACGACCGTCGGTTGTCCGTGGGCCGCCTGGTACGCGTCCGGCCGGGACGGAAACCTCGATCTGGTACGCCAACCACATCGAAGCGGTCGTCTGCCTGGAGGGCGAGGCCGAGCTCACCGACGAGGAAAGCGGCGAGCAGTACTGGATCAGGCCCGGAACCATGCACCCGCGACAACCGGCCCGCGTGACGCCAGTGCTGCCCCGCTGCCAGAGCCGCGGCGCCTGCCGCCCGGTGTAA
- a CDS encoding IS5 family transposase (programmed frameshift) encodes MGSGRWGWIVPDGLWEIVRPLLPPARVRPQGGGIANIDDEAVFAAIIYVLVSGCAWRALPPCFGASKSTVHRRFVIWSRAGVWGRLHQKVLQLLDEQGLVDLSRSVLDSAHVRAKKGGELTGPSPVDRGKSGSKMHVLSDADGLPLRVGLSAANTHDSLGLKPMLSHFHMGHESHAADSKPTRLHADKAYDIPHLRRWLWGKRIGVRIARKGIESSERLGRRRWVIERTMSWLTGYRRLNHRYERNPGNYLAFLGLAAAICCYKRFLNLTM; translated from the exons ATGGGGAGTGGACGGTGGGGATGGATCGTTCCGGATGGACTGTGGGAGATAGTGCGGCCGTTGTTGCCGCCGGCACGGGTCCGGCCGCAAGGTGGCGGGATCGCGAACATCGATGATGAGGCGGTCTTCGCCGCCATCATCTACGTGCTGGTCAGCGGGTGCGCCTGGCGGGCCCTGCCTCCGTGCTTCGGGGCGTCGAAGTCGACTGTGCACCGCCGGTTTGTCATCTGGTCGCGGGCCGGGGTCTGGGGCCGGCTTCACCAGAAGGTCCTCCAGCTCCTGGACGAACAGGGCCTGGTCGACCTCTCCCGTTCGGTACTCGACTCCGCACACGTCCGCGCTA AAAAAGGGGGCGAACTCACAGGTCCGAGTCCCGTGGACCGGGGCAAGTCAGGTTCCAAGATGCACGTCCTGTCGGACGCGGATGGACTGCCCCTACGCGTCGGACTCTCCGCGGCGAACACCCACGACAGCCTCGGGCTGAAGCCGATGCTGTCTCATTTCCACATGGGACACGAATCCCACGCAGCCGATTCCAAGCCGACACGACTCCACGCGGACAAGGCCTACGACATCCCCCACCTGCGGCGATGGCTCTGGGGCAAGCGGATCGGGGTCCGCATCGCCCGCAAGGGCATCGAGTCCAGCGAACGATTGGGTCGCCGCCGGTGGGTGATCGAGCGGACGATGTCCTGGCTTACCGGCTACCGCCGGCTCAACCACCGCTATGAGCGGAACCCCGGCAACTACCTGGCCTTTCTCGGCCTGGCCGCAGCCATCTGCTGCTACAAACGCTTCCTCAACCTCACCATGTAG
- a CDS encoding class F sortase, giving the protein MRRPARGEAPAPEGQALQGGAPGAVGAAPTGKAPADGDSASPEGGSQSGTGTGPGQAGPVLARSEPQKITIPSLGLSSSLETLRQNADGTMQTPKDPALAGWYEPGPTPGSQGPAVIAGHVTWNGASAVFEKLKTMKAGDTIKVTRRDSKTVTFTVDRVAEYPKAEFPTLEVYKNLDHAGLRLVTCGGDFDPKKHYYDSNVVVFARMTGAA; this is encoded by the coding sequence GTGCGCCGGCCAGCACGCGGTGAAGCCCCCGCCCCTGAGGGGCAAGCCCTCCAGGGCGGGGCACCGGGGGCCGTCGGCGCCGCTCCCACCGGGAAGGCACCCGCCGACGGTGACTCCGCGTCACCCGAGGGCGGATCGCAGAGCGGTACGGGCACGGGTCCGGGCCAGGCCGGGCCCGTCCTCGCCCGGTCGGAGCCGCAGAAGATCACGATCCCCTCCCTCGGCCTGTCCAGCTCCCTGGAGACGCTGCGGCAGAACGCGGACGGCACCATGCAGACCCCGAAGGACCCCGCGCTCGCGGGCTGGTACGAGCCGGGTCCGACCCCCGGCTCCCAGGGACCGGCCGTCATCGCCGGGCATGTCACGTGGAACGGAGCATCCGCCGTGTTCGAGAAGCTGAAGACGATGAAGGCCGGTGACACCATCAAGGTGACCCGGCGGGACAGCAAGACGGTCACGTTCACGGTGGACCGGGTCGCGGAGTACCCGAAGGCCGAGTTCCCCACGCTGGAGGTCTACAAGAACCTCGACCACGCGGGCCTTCGCCTGGTCACCTGCGGCGGCGACTTCGACCCGAAGAAGCACTACTACGACAGCAACGTGGTGGTGTTCGCCCGTATGACGGGCGCCGCGTAG
- a CDS encoding DUF4139 domain-containing protein gives MSTAPKPIALPVTAVTCLEDRAHVERAVVLDLAAGVQRLRLGPVSALAVDRTLHAELTAGSPATVLDVRIVRSWTPRGPLPSADDDSALRHRVHALGEEQLALGRRRDRLHARLGLLGRLAADLLREIGEGAGSGETEGTRWARELDRVDDERDTHGEQLRTVEARLAALAAELRDVQHAVHVSDEEPAELVGHIELTVEATAAGPAELRLSHLTPCALWRPAYRAVLDGDALTLETEAMVWQRTGEDWSDVRLTLSTARSGLATDPPRLGEDRLTLKDRSAAERRTVDIELREEEIGALGPAPMLGLPGVDDGGEARVLSSPAPVSVPGDGRAHRVPLSVFTTAASSEYACSPEVSPLVTQVVQFDNRSGHALLAGPVDLVRGSGFSGRGTLDFTAPGGLVELAFGSCDDHAVVRETEEVRDSAGIMQRTVVTRTVRLHLSRFSAPGERGDRVVVLRERIPVSEVSAVEVRLRKDACSPTPEEVDTEGIARWDVTLPPGGRRTLTLVYELSASAKVAGL, from the coding sequence ATGTCCACGGCCCCGAAGCCGATCGCCCTCCCCGTCACCGCCGTCACGTGCCTCGAGGATCGCGCCCATGTCGAGCGCGCCGTCGTGCTCGACCTGGCGGCGGGGGTCCAACGGCTGCGTCTCGGGCCGGTCAGCGCGCTGGCCGTCGACCGGACCCTCCATGCGGAGCTGACCGCCGGTTCCCCCGCGACCGTGCTCGACGTGCGGATCGTCCGCAGCTGGACGCCCCGCGGGCCGCTGCCGTCCGCCGACGACGACTCCGCCCTGCGCCACCGCGTACACGCCCTCGGAGAGGAGCAGCTGGCCCTGGGGCGGCGACGCGACCGGCTGCACGCCCGCCTCGGCCTGCTGGGCCGCCTCGCCGCCGATCTGCTGCGGGAGATCGGCGAGGGCGCCGGCTCCGGGGAGACCGAAGGGACCCGCTGGGCCCGCGAACTGGACCGGGTGGACGACGAACGCGATACGCACGGCGAACAACTGCGCACCGTGGAAGCCCGGCTGGCCGCCCTCGCCGCCGAACTCCGGGACGTCCAGCACGCCGTGCACGTCTCCGACGAGGAGCCCGCCGAGCTGGTCGGCCACATCGAGTTGACCGTGGAGGCCACGGCCGCCGGGCCGGCCGAACTGCGCCTGAGCCACCTCACCCCGTGTGCGCTGTGGCGGCCCGCCTACCGGGCCGTGCTCGACGGGGACGCCCTGACGCTGGAGACCGAGGCGATGGTCTGGCAGCGCACCGGTGAGGACTGGTCGGACGTACGGCTGACCTTGTCGACCGCCCGCTCGGGGCTGGCCACCGACCCGCCACGGCTGGGCGAGGACCGGCTGACGCTCAAGGACCGCTCCGCAGCCGAGCGCCGCACCGTCGACATCGAGCTGCGCGAGGAGGAGATCGGGGCGCTCGGCCCGGCCCCGATGCTCGGCCTGCCGGGGGTGGACGACGGCGGCGAAGCCCGCGTACTGAGCTCCCCCGCGCCGGTCTCCGTGCCCGGGGACGGCCGCGCCCACCGCGTGCCGCTCTCCGTCTTCACCACGGCCGCGAGCAGCGAGTACGCCTGCTCGCCCGAGGTGTCTCCGCTGGTCACCCAGGTGGTGCAGTTCGACAACCGGTCCGGCCACGCGCTGCTCGCCGGGCCGGTGGACCTGGTCCGCGGCAGCGGATTCAGCGGCCGCGGCACGCTGGACTTCACCGCTCCCGGCGGCCTCGTCGAGCTCGCCTTCGGCAGCTGCGACGACCACGCCGTGGTCCGGGAGACCGAGGAGGTCCGCGATTCCGCCGGAATCATGCAGCGGACCGTGGTCACCCGCACGGTCCGGCTGCACCTGTCCCGCTTCTCCGCCCCCGGGGAGCGCGGCGATCGCGTGGTCGTGCTCCGGGAGCGGATCCCCGTCTCCGAGGTCTCGGCGGTGGAGGTACGCCTGCGGAAGGATGCCTGCTCCCCGACGCCCGAGGAGGTCGACACCGAGGGCATCGCCCGCTGGGACGTCACCCTTCCACCCGGCGGCCGCCGCACGCTCACCCTCGTCTACGAGCTCTCGGCGAGCGCCAAAGTCGCCGGGCTCTGA
- a CDS encoding lipase family protein, whose protein sequence is MIITGFRGTEPAQIRDWLSDATTPPWPGPGKTGYIHYGFGQALDSVFPTVKDALADLRDNDQSVWFTGHSLGGALAMLAGCRMYLEEPRLQADGIYTYGQPRTCDRLLAASCNRGFKDRLHRYVNNNDIVPQLPPEPAYTHADTLHYIDSTGRVRSSMPLLGSLTDRVKGATADLLAPAGDALRDHAVKQYVTALEKNLA, encoded by the coding sequence ATGATCATCACCGGGTTCCGGGGCACCGAGCCGGCGCAGATCCGCGACTGGCTCTCCGACGCCACCACCCCGCCCTGGCCAGGACCGGGAAAGACCGGCTACATCCACTACGGCTTCGGCCAAGCCCTCGACTCCGTCTTCCCCACGGTCAAGGACGCCCTCGCCGACCTGCGGGACAACGACCAGAGCGTGTGGTTCACCGGCCACAGCCTCGGCGGCGCCCTCGCGATGCTCGCCGGCTGCCGCATGTATCTGGAAGAGCCGCGCCTGCAGGCCGACGGCATCTACACCTACGGCCAGCCCCGCACCTGCGACCGGCTGCTGGCTGCCTCCTGCAACAGGGGCTTCAAGGACCGCCTGCACCGCTACGTCAACAACAACGACATCGTCCCCCAGCTGCCGCCCGAGCCTGCCTACACCCACGCCGACACTCTGCACTACATCGACTCCACAGGCCGCGTCCGCTCCTCGATGCCGCTGCTGGGAAGCCTCACCGACCGGGTCAAAGGCGCCACCGCCGACCTGTTGGCCCCCGCCGGCGACGCCCTGCGCGACCACGCCGTCAAGCAGTACGTCACAGCGCTGGAGAAAAACCTCGCCTGA
- a CDS encoding DUF4157 domain-containing protein, producing MLRQAGHQRALEEHQHSDSCGHQSTAQPAVQRSAVHDVLRAPGRPLDDATRTDMESRLGADFSDVRIHTDSAAKASAAEVGARAYTSGSHVVVGQGGADKQTLAHELTHVIQQRQGPVAGADNGAGLRVSDPSDRFEREAEANARRVMSRPAPQGGLSGADAPPASGGGDSASSPPVQRVFQGDLSSYDTAQAIRELKEQVPGSAPKWSAVNAARTGATAYDSLGGLASALGLQPPQQSGDTSASGVVPASTTPATTTPARPLRPAPKPKPKPTGLTTAGQQSSSTATQQQVPSTQAPAPHAHTTAPPVPVEEREKGVAEQVSVEDFAANSAQARDELEMERAAPRKYLRRRAASQLNDAVFQQMAGSVRLNNKAQIMPHLIDQLYSCLEWTGRAPIAVFTHEAQGRGDLMLGVKTADALRENFPRTEENKNDIALLTAEAAHKKQPGVFNDSGHPFTVLDGATPTAPQLGPGKAPTHTVVAPQLAATKNFQQSVHKWGSTVSAMTEYSKKESLPPGAAGTGYTTGLGAGEVGITFDAGLRSYKQNQDSIAGEENKRAARLENLQALKSKGLLTALFPEDQEQAAKEYAAAATSRLYFAYSNKSAMRFALTVAEVENGNNNDVHVVQSSPTQMPALDDTMKRDLAGLGVAKIRLVEVSSEKPAPTITVQDTGGAGKTMHWITTERVPHDDMLTLIKASEPIVMTTGNQSTSEALSAGKTIMYESIGMEQSKAFRQSLYAGAGVKQPDIDSIAAVSRDFDQRGTPGPGQPQFKAAAAALQNMQQEGRMGAFSDQASATKDLGRWIGGQHLRDFLMKTDLASGLQSREEKLKSDYRKPDAYKSFVDHLLGLPGSE from the coding sequence ATGCTCCGGCAGGCCGGCCATCAACGGGCCCTGGAAGAGCACCAGCACAGTGACAGTTGCGGCCACCAGAGCACCGCACAGCCCGCCGTGCAGCGCTCCGCCGTCCACGACGTCCTGCGCGCCCCCGGCCGGCCCCTGGACGACGCCACCCGCACGGACATGGAATCCCGCCTCGGGGCGGACTTCTCGGACGTCCGCATCCACACCGACAGCGCCGCGAAGGCCTCCGCAGCCGAAGTCGGTGCCCGCGCCTACACCTCGGGCAGCCATGTGGTCGTCGGCCAGGGCGGCGCCGACAAGCAGACCCTGGCTCACGAGTTGACGCACGTCATTCAGCAGCGGCAGGGGCCGGTCGCCGGCGCTGACAACGGTGCGGGCCTGCGGGTGTCGGACCCTTCCGACCGGTTCGAGCGGGAGGCAGAGGCCAACGCCCGTCGGGTGATGAGCCGCCCCGCCCCGCAGGGCGGCCTCTCGGGCGCCGACGCGCCCCCAGCGTCGGGCGGTGGGGACTCCGCGTCGTCGCCCCCCGTGCAGCGGGTCTTCCAGGGTGACCTGAGCAGTTACGACACCGCTCAGGCGATCAGGGAGCTGAAGGAGCAGGTCCCGGGTTCGGCACCGAAGTGGAGTGCGGTCAACGCGGCACGTACCGGCGCGACGGCCTACGACAGCCTCGGCGGCCTCGCGTCGGCGCTGGGTCTCCAGCCGCCGCAGCAGTCCGGGGACACGTCGGCTTCGGGGGTTGTTCCGGCGTCCACCACCCCGGCCACGACCACCCCGGCCCGACCCCTGCGGCCGGCGCCCAAGCCCAAGCCCAAACCGACCGGGCTCACCACGGCCGGGCAGCAGTCGAGCTCCACGGCCACCCAGCAGCAGGTCCCCTCGACGCAGGCCCCGGCACCGCACGCCCACACCACCGCGCCTCCAGTGCCGGTCGAGGAGCGGGAGAAGGGGGTCGCCGAGCAGGTCTCGGTGGAGGACTTCGCGGCGAACTCCGCGCAGGCCCGGGACGAACTGGAGATGGAGCGCGCCGCTCCCCGCAAGTACCTGCGCCGACGGGCCGCAAGCCAGTTGAACGACGCGGTGTTCCAGCAGATGGCCGGATCCGTGAGGCTCAACAACAAGGCCCAGATCATGCCGCACCTCATCGACCAGCTCTACAGCTGCCTGGAGTGGACCGGCCGGGCACCCATCGCGGTCTTCACCCATGAGGCCCAGGGCAGGGGCGACCTGATGCTGGGCGTCAAGACCGCCGACGCGTTGCGCGAGAACTTCCCGCGGACCGAGGAGAACAAGAACGACATCGCACTGCTGACCGCCGAGGCAGCGCACAAGAAGCAGCCAGGCGTTTTCAACGACTCCGGCCACCCGTTCACGGTGCTCGACGGCGCCACTCCCACCGCTCCGCAACTCGGTCCCGGCAAGGCCCCCACCCACACGGTCGTTGCCCCGCAGCTGGCCGCTACCAAGAACTTCCAGCAGAGCGTCCACAAATGGGGCAGCACGGTCTCCGCGATGACCGAGTACTCCAAGAAGGAGTCGCTACCGCCTGGCGCCGCCGGGACCGGCTACACCACCGGACTCGGTGCCGGAGAGGTCGGTATCACCTTCGACGCCGGTCTGCGGTCCTACAAACAGAACCAGGACAGCATTGCGGGCGAGGAGAACAAGCGGGCCGCCCGGTTGGAGAACCTCCAGGCGCTCAAGTCCAAAGGTCTACTGACCGCGCTCTTCCCGGAAGACCAGGAGCAGGCGGCGAAGGAGTATGCTGCCGCCGCCACTTCCCGGCTGTACTTCGCCTACTCCAACAAGAGCGCGATGCGGTTCGCGCTCACCGTGGCCGAGGTCGAAAACGGCAACAACAACGACGTGCACGTCGTCCAGTCCTCGCCCACGCAGATGCCGGCGCTCGACGACACCATGAAGCGCGACCTCGCGGGGCTCGGGGTGGCCAAGATCCGGCTGGTGGAGGTGTCCTCCGAGAAACCGGCCCCGACGATCACGGTCCAGGACACCGGCGGCGCCGGCAAGACAATGCACTGGATCACGACCGAACGGGTCCCGCACGACGACATGCTGACGCTGATCAAGGCGAGCGAGCCGATCGTGATGACGACCGGCAACCAGAGCACCTCCGAGGCGCTGTCGGCCGGCAAGACCATCATGTACGAGAGCATCGGCATGGAGCAGAGCAAGGCGTTCCGGCAGTCGCTGTACGCCGGCGCCGGGGTCAAGCAGCCGGACATCGACAGCATCGCCGCCGTCAGCCGGGACTTCGACCAGCGGGGTACACCGGGACCCGGCCAGCCCCAGTTCAAGGCCGCGGCGGCAGCTCTGCAGAACATGCAGCAGGAAGGCAGGATGGGGGCTTTCAGCGACCAGGCCTCCGCCACCAAGGACCTCGGCCGCTGGATCGGCGGGCAGCACCTGCGCGACTTCCTGATGAAGACCGACCTCGCCTCCGGTCTGCAGAGCAGGGAAGAGAAGCTCAAATCGGACTACCGGAAGCCCGATGCCTACAAGAGCTTCGTCGACCACCTCCTCGGACTCCCGGGCAGCGAGTAG
- a CDS encoding DUF1453 domain-containing protein, with amino-acid sequence MNPWLLAMIIAVVVIAVVIKRMIGEPVNARDLFAAPVILTGIGVLSLAKMPDLTGTDLTWVITGAALGAALGAFRGATVQLVDKGGVLWQRYTGRTFLAVIGTLAVTAGFSVLAVKMGMHENARPLQLSIGVSFLGESLMVGRRGLASGIPFAPARTRRIHDVSRLRQ; translated from the coding sequence GTGAACCCCTGGCTGCTCGCCATGATCATCGCGGTGGTCGTGATCGCGGTCGTGATCAAACGGATGATCGGTGAACCGGTCAATGCAAGGGACCTATTCGCGGCCCCGGTGATCCTTACCGGGATCGGCGTCCTGTCCCTCGCCAAGATGCCGGATCTGACCGGCACCGACCTCACCTGGGTCATCACGGGCGCCGCCCTCGGCGCGGCACTCGGCGCATTCCGCGGCGCCACCGTTCAACTCGTCGACAAGGGAGGCGTCCTGTGGCAGCGGTACACGGGCCGCACCTTCCTCGCCGTGATCGGCACCCTGGCGGTCACAGCCGGCTTCAGTGTCCTGGCGGTGAAGATGGGCATGCACGAGAACGCACGCCCTCTGCAGCTCTCCATCGGCGTGAGCTTCCTCGGCGAGTCCCTCATGGTCGGCCGCCGCGGCCTGGCTTCGGGAATCCCCTTCGCCCCGGCACGTACTCGCAGGATTCATGACGTCAGCCGCCTCCGGCAATGA
- a CDS encoding TetR/AcrR family transcriptional regulator: MPKIVDPVARRRAVAQAVLSVAARQGLEHASLRNVADEAGLAIGSVRHYFADHDELMTFTMRELSQRIGDRIRTHAERLLAPDGHTDRRATTEELLAEFLPLDEARRQEAALWLAFTSAAHTRPELLPCAAEMQADLHTLMSRVLHEARCAGGLPAGTDVELESTRLAALLDGLTLQATLLPDRYPPKLLRQVLRRHLDALKADS, from the coding sequence GTGCCAAAGATCGTCGATCCCGTCGCCCGCCGCAGAGCGGTGGCGCAGGCCGTCCTGTCCGTCGCCGCCCGGCAGGGGCTGGAGCATGCGTCGCTGCGCAACGTCGCCGATGAAGCCGGACTCGCCATCGGCTCGGTCCGCCACTACTTCGCCGACCACGACGAGTTGATGACCTTCACGATGAGGGAGCTGAGCCAGCGCATCGGCGACCGCATCCGCACCCACGCCGAGCGGCTCCTGGCTCCTGACGGCCATACCGACCGCCGGGCCACAACAGAAGAGCTCCTCGCCGAGTTCCTCCCCCTGGACGAGGCCCGACGTCAAGAGGCCGCACTCTGGCTCGCCTTCACCTCCGCAGCGCACACCCGCCCCGAACTGCTGCCTTGCGCAGCCGAGATGCAGGCCGACCTGCACACCCTGATGTCGCGCGTGCTGCACGAAGCCCGGTGCGCCGGCGGGCTGCCGGCCGGCACGGACGTCGAACTGGAAAGCACGCGACTGGCCGCCCTCCTCGACGGACTCACTCTCCAGGCGACGCTGCTGCCGGACCGCTATCCACCGAAACTGCTCCGGCAGGTACTGCGACGGCACCTGGACGCCCTCAAAGCCGACAGCTGA